A DNA window from Stenotrophomonas sp. 57 contains the following coding sequences:
- a CDS encoding thioredoxin family protein, translated as MPFQRDHAAVEPPLADVEGIPGWLLLEFGAPWCGHCQAAQPALQQFVDAHELLHLKIEDGKGRPLGRAFKVKLWPTAVLLHDGTEVARVVRPQTMADLQSLAAALPD; from the coding sequence ATGCCGTTCCAGCGCGACCACGCCGCCGTTGAGCCGCCGCTGGCGGATGTCGAGGGCATCCCGGGGTGGTTGCTGCTGGAATTCGGCGCCCCGTGGTGCGGTCACTGTCAGGCCGCACAGCCGGCACTGCAGCAGTTCGTGGATGCACACGAACTGCTGCACCTGAAGATTGAGGACGGCAAAGGCCGGCCGCTGGGTCGCGCATTCAAGGTCAAGCTGTGGCCTACGGCCGTGCTGCTGCATGACGGTACCGAAGTCGCCCGTGTAGTGAGGCCGCAGACCATGGCCGACCTCCAGAGCCTGGCGGCCGCGCTCCCGGATTGA
- a CDS encoding autotransporter outer membrane beta-barrel domain-containing protein: MMPTTANTLSIAISASLLLVAGAGHGASLGPGQSATVQPGDAAQTWTMNGARLEVRPGGQTLQIVAQSSSNVILDGAQVSSSGPDIAVDLLNSNAEISDTTIANSVGRALSLGHLGVGGSPPASTATIRRSTLTGLGLGASVTSDGPTQRAVLVLDATRAEGLADVGNVGPLAGNGLLLIGTADIDIQNGSTVIGAQNGIYAIDTDVGGASEMNIDSSRVEGRTAAAIHVAPSRGAGYPPSNVVFNVRNNSQLVGGDGNLLSVEASDATIGLNVDNSRLTGNIINTVGSTIEVALRNGASLTGTTRDITSMALDSARWQLSDNSSTGSLSLGSGSELVLGDGSAFHTLNVSGSFTGNDGTLLFNTVLAGDDAASDKLIIGGDTSGTANVRVNNVGGAGAQTVNGIQLITVGGASNGQFNLAGRAVGGQYEYFLHKGSGTDGNWYLRSVLPTAPDPCEVDPSLPECNPVLPGPGPDPDPVLRPEPGAYLANLQAAQTMFRLGYHDRHAGQNAGRAWARVDGSRNGFDAVSQQLDIRGNSQALTVGADLWRADTGSSVGVMLSTGNASSTSTNELTGYYARGKVKGEALGLYGTWRGGNGADPYAGFYVDGSVQRAQFRNRVEGIGLATERYDSRAWQGAVETGYAFRVGGASNGGIYLEPQLQVGYSRWDDYRHTETNGTVVGAENADGLFGRAGVRLSGVTHWGNGVAEVQPYLAANWLHTRAESQISMDGEVVDARIPRSRGEFSFGASVKFGSGVGIWAGIARQQGQGYHQTSAQLGVNYRW, translated from the coding sequence ATGATGCCTACTACCGCCAACACCCTCTCCATCGCCATTTCGGCCAGCCTGCTGCTGGTAGCCGGTGCTGGCCACGGCGCCTCACTGGGCCCTGGCCAATCCGCAACGGTGCAGCCAGGCGATGCCGCCCAGACGTGGACCATGAATGGCGCCCGTCTTGAGGTGCGCCCCGGCGGGCAGACGCTGCAGATCGTTGCACAAAGTTCTTCGAACGTGATTCTGGATGGAGCGCAGGTTTCTTCCTCAGGACCCGACATTGCTGTTGACCTGCTCAACAGCAACGCTGAAATCAGTGATACGACGATTGCGAACAGCGTGGGTCGCGCGCTTTCGCTGGGCCACCTCGGCGTCGGCGGGTCACCACCAGCTTCCACGGCGACGATCCGGCGCAGCACGCTGACGGGGCTGGGTCTGGGGGCGAGCGTCACTTCGGATGGTCCCACTCAACGGGCAGTTCTTGTCCTGGACGCAACGCGTGCCGAGGGACTGGCCGACGTCGGCAACGTCGGGCCACTGGCCGGCAATGGTCTGCTGCTGATCGGAACTGCCGATATCGACATCCAGAACGGCAGCACGGTCATCGGCGCCCAGAATGGCATCTACGCCATTGATACCGACGTGGGCGGCGCCTCGGAAATGAACATCGACAGCTCCCGGGTAGAGGGCCGTACTGCGGCCGCCATCCACGTTGCTCCCTCGCGTGGTGCAGGTTATCCGCCCTCGAACGTGGTCTTCAATGTACGCAACAACAGCCAACTGGTCGGTGGAGATGGCAACCTGCTCTCCGTCGAAGCGTCTGACGCGACGATCGGCCTGAACGTCGACAATTCACGCCTGACCGGAAACATCATCAACACCGTCGGTAGCACGATCGAGGTTGCTTTGCGCAACGGTGCCAGCCTGACCGGCACCACGCGCGACATCACCTCGATGGCACTGGACAGCGCCCGCTGGCAGCTTTCTGACAACAGCAGCACCGGCAGCCTGTCTCTGGGCAGTGGCAGCGAACTGGTGCTGGGCGACGGCTCCGCCTTCCACACCCTCAACGTGTCCGGCAGCTTCACCGGCAACGACGGCACCCTCCTGTTCAACACCGTGCTGGCCGGCGACGATGCTGCCAGCGACAAGCTGATCATCGGCGGCGACACCAGCGGCACCGCCAACGTGCGCGTCAACAACGTCGGCGGCGCAGGTGCGCAGACGGTCAACGGCATCCAGCTGATCACCGTAGGCGGCGCCTCCAACGGCCAGTTCAACCTGGCAGGGCGCGCCGTGGGTGGCCAGTATGAGTACTTCCTGCACAAGGGCTCCGGCACCGATGGCAACTGGTACCTGCGTTCGGTGCTGCCCACCGCGCCGGACCCGTGCGAGGTCGATCCGAGCCTGCCCGAGTGCAACCCGGTACTGCCGGGCCCGGGCCCGGATCCCGACCCGGTGCTGCGCCCCGAGCCCGGCGCCTACCTGGCCAACCTGCAGGCCGCGCAGACGATGTTCCGCCTCGGCTACCACGATCGCCATGCTGGACAGAATGCGGGGCGCGCGTGGGCCCGCGTGGACGGTTCGCGCAACGGCTTCGATGCGGTCAGCCAGCAGCTGGACATCCGCGGCAACAGCCAGGCCCTGACCGTCGGCGCCGATCTGTGGCGCGCCGACACTGGCAGCAGCGTCGGCGTGATGCTGTCCACCGGCAACGCCAGCAGCACCTCCACCAACGAGCTGACCGGCTACTACGCCCGCGGCAAGGTGAAGGGCGAGGCGCTGGGCCTGTATGGCACGTGGCGCGGCGGCAATGGCGCCGATCCGTATGCGGGATTCTACGTGGATGGCTCTGTGCAGCGTGCGCAGTTCCGCAACCGTGTGGAAGGCATCGGTCTGGCCACCGAACGCTACGACAGCCGCGCCTGGCAGGGTGCGGTGGAGACCGGCTATGCCTTCCGCGTGGGCGGTGCCAGCAACGGCGGCATCTATCTGGAACCGCAGTTGCAGGTGGGCTACAGCCGCTGGGATGACTATCGCCACACCGAAACCAACGGCACCGTGGTCGGTGCCGAGAATGCCGATGGCCTGTTCGGGCGCGCCGGCGTGCGCCTGTCCGGCGTGACCCACTGGGGCAATGGTGTTGCCGAAGTGCAGCCCTACTTGGCCGCCAATTGGCTGCATACCCGCGCCGAGTCGCAGATCAGCATGGACGGCGAGGTGGTGGATGCACGCATCCCGCGCAGCCGCGGCGAGTTCAGTTTCGGTGCTTCGGTGAAGTTCGGCAGCGGTGTGGGCATCTGGGCCGGGATCGCGCGGCAGCAGGGCCAGGGCTACCACCAGACCAGCGCGCAGCTGGGGGTGAATTACCGCTGGTGA
- a CDS encoding GH92 family glycosyl hydrolase, with protein MPMPTLDRRLLIAVAAGAMLATGVAAAAPAKTAADKAYAAVDPFIGTGGEGHTYPGATVPFGMVQLSPDTRIQPREKAYGWAAGYRYDDSSIVGFSHTHFSGTGHSDLGDILVMPFTGEPGLERGDPEKPRSGYASRFRHDDEKAEPGYYAVTLDDYKVRAELTTSARVGVHRYTFPKGADAKMLLDMRTSMYDYPGKILWSRVRVRDDGTVTGFRETRGWAAGRQLYFAMRFSRPLASHALHSTEQDIVYKGFAPPGEKDPKQRAQIEGRQLVGTFDFGKLDAPLIVKVAISPASEAGAIANLDAEVADFDFDHVRAQAKQEWTKALSALDIDAPEHARRSAYTALYHTLLGPTLFMDADGQYRGADNAVHKAEGYTNYSTFSLWDTYRALHPLLTLVQPEKRNSDFINSMLAHHHHSPYGMLPVWSFHGLEDWCMIGYHAVPVIADAYVKGIRGFDADKALKAMVETANYGPYDGIAQYRELGYVPIDEEGEAASKTLEYAFDDWTIARMAQAMGKTDVATTFDKRAGNWRNAFDKDTGFMRARKRDGSFRTPFDPSASGYGTDYTEGNAWQYSWYVPQDVAGLAAAHGGSDKLLARLDEVFNAKVDPSIFEHMEDITGLIGWYAHGNEPSHHVAYLYSYAGQPWRTQARLKQIMDTQYADRPDGLAGNDDVGQMSAWYVFTALGFYPVAPGSGEYILGRPFLPKATMRLPNGKTFTIVADGLDEAHTYVGSVSLNGKPLQRTFLRHDEIMAGGELRFSMQAEPNKDWPGQGAQAPYSMSTP; from the coding sequence ATGCCGATGCCTACGCTGGACCGTCGTCTCCTTATCGCTGTCGCCGCCGGGGCGATGCTCGCCACCGGCGTCGCCGCTGCCGCTCCCGCCAAGACCGCCGCCGACAAGGCCTATGCCGCGGTCGATCCCTTCATCGGCACCGGCGGGGAAGGGCATACCTACCCGGGCGCAACCGTGCCGTTCGGCATGGTCCAGCTCAGCCCGGACACGCGCATCCAGCCGCGCGAGAAGGCCTATGGCTGGGCAGCCGGGTACCGCTACGACGACAGCAGCATCGTCGGCTTCTCGCACACGCATTTCTCCGGCACCGGCCACTCGGATCTGGGCGACATCCTGGTGATGCCGTTCACGGGCGAGCCCGGCCTGGAACGCGGCGATCCGGAAAAGCCGCGCAGCGGCTATGCCTCGCGCTTCCGCCATGACGACGAGAAGGCCGAGCCGGGCTACTACGCTGTCACCCTCGACGATTACAAGGTGCGCGCCGAGTTGACCACCAGCGCCCGCGTCGGCGTGCATCGCTATACCTTCCCCAAGGGTGCCGACGCGAAGATGCTGCTGGACATGCGCACCAGCATGTACGACTACCCGGGCAAGATCCTGTGGTCGCGGGTGCGCGTTCGCGACGACGGCACGGTCACCGGTTTCCGCGAAACGCGCGGCTGGGCGGCCGGCCGCCAGCTGTATTTCGCGATGCGCTTCTCGCGGCCGCTGGCCAGCCACGCGCTGCACAGCACCGAGCAGGACATCGTCTACAAGGGCTTCGCGCCACCGGGTGAGAAGGACCCGAAGCAGCGGGCACAGATCGAGGGCCGGCAGCTGGTCGGCACCTTCGATTTCGGCAAGCTGGACGCGCCGCTGATCGTGAAGGTCGCGATCTCGCCGGCCAGCGAGGCCGGCGCCATCGCCAATCTCGACGCAGAAGTGGCCGACTTCGACTTCGACCATGTGCGTGCGCAGGCGAAGCAGGAGTGGACCAAGGCGCTGTCGGCGCTCGACATCGACGCACCCGAACATGCGCGCCGCAGCGCCTACACCGCGCTGTACCATACTCTGCTGGGGCCGACGCTGTTCATGGATGCCGACGGCCAGTATCGCGGCGCCGACAATGCCGTGCACAAGGCCGAGGGCTACACCAACTACTCGACCTTCTCGCTGTGGGATACCTACCGCGCCCTGCATCCCTTGCTGACCCTGGTACAGCCTGAGAAGCGCAACAGCGATTTCATCAACTCGATGCTGGCCCACCACCACCACAGCCCCTACGGCATGCTGCCGGTGTGGTCGTTCCACGGCCTGGAAGACTGGTGCATGATCGGCTACCACGCGGTGCCGGTGATCGCCGATGCCTACGTCAAGGGCATCCGTGGCTTCGACGCCGACAAGGCGCTGAAGGCCATGGTCGAGACGGCCAACTACGGTCCCTACGACGGCATCGCGCAGTATCGCGAGCTGGGCTACGTGCCGATCGACGAGGAGGGCGAGGCCGCCAGCAAGACGCTGGAATATGCCTTCGATGACTGGACCATCGCGCGCATGGCGCAGGCGATGGGCAAGACCGACGTCGCCACCACCTTCGACAAGCGTGCCGGCAACTGGCGCAATGCGTTCGACAAGGACACCGGCTTCATGCGCGCGCGCAAGCGCGATGGCAGCTTCCGCACGCCGTTCGACCCGAGTGCCAGCGGTTACGGCACCGACTACACCGAAGGCAATGCCTGGCAGTATTCCTGGTACGTGCCGCAGGACGTGGCCGGGCTGGCCGCAGCGCACGGCGGCAGCGACAAGCTGCTGGCGCGACTCGACGAGGTGTTCAACGCCAAAGTCGATCCGTCCATCTTCGAGCACATGGAAGACATCACCGGCCTGATCGGCTGGTACGCGCACGGCAACGAGCCCAGCCACCACGTGGCCTACCTGTACTCGTACGCTGGCCAGCCGTGGCGCACGCAGGCACGCCTGAAGCAGATCATGGACACCCAGTACGCCGATCGCCCCGATGGCCTGGCCGGCAATGATGACGTGGGCCAGATGTCGGCGTGGTACGTGTTCACCGCGCTGGGCTTCTACCCGGTGGCGCCGGGTTCGGGCGAATACATCCTGGGCCGCCCGTTCCTGCCGAAGGCCACCATGCGCCTGCCCAACGGCAAGACCTTCACCATCGTGGCCGATGGGCTGGACGAAGCGCACACCTATGTCGGCAGTGTGAGCCTCAACGGCAAGCCGCTGCAGCGCACCTTCCTGCGCCACGACGAGATCATGGCCGGTGGCGAACTGCGTTTCAGCATGCAGGCCGAGCCCAACAAGGATTGGCCGGGGCAGGGCGCACAGGCACCGTATTCGATGTCAACGCCGTAA
- a CDS encoding response regulator, protein MRILLIEDDAALADGLSRALQGAGHLCDHLSRGLHAPAALASAPYDVMVLDLSLPDVDGLDLLSRLRNDGVTLPVLILTARDGVEDRILGLDRGGDDYLAKPFALGELEARLRALSRRRSDAPAQKRLGRLCFDSIRNEVQVEGQRVELTARELALVESLMQHPGRTVTKQRLFDALYSWDHDANLSVIEVHVSRLRRKLEQARAGVGIRMLRGLGYRLEAGSD, encoded by the coding sequence ATGCGAATCCTGCTGATCGAAGACGATGCTGCCCTGGCCGATGGACTGAGCCGCGCCCTGCAGGGCGCCGGTCATCTCTGCGACCACCTCTCGCGCGGGCTGCATGCACCTGCGGCATTGGCTAGTGCGCCGTATGATGTGATGGTGCTGGACCTCTCGCTGCCCGACGTGGACGGGCTCGATCTGCTGTCGCGGCTGCGCAACGATGGCGTCACCCTGCCGGTGTTGATCCTTACCGCACGCGACGGCGTGGAAGACCGCATTCTTGGGCTTGACCGCGGTGGCGACGATTACCTCGCAAAGCCCTTCGCGCTCGGCGAACTGGAAGCGCGCCTGCGGGCGCTGTCACGCCGGCGCAGCGACGCACCGGCACAGAAGCGGCTGGGCCGCTTGTGCTTCGACAGCATCCGCAACGAAGTGCAGGTGGAGGGGCAGCGCGTCGAGCTGACTGCGCGTGAGCTGGCGCTGGTGGAGTCGCTGATGCAGCACCCCGGTCGCACCGTCACCAAGCAGCGCCTGTTCGACGCGTTGTACAGCTGGGACCACGATGCCAACCTGTCGGTGATCGAGGTGCATGTAAGCCGCCTGCGCCGCAAGCTGGAGCAGGCTCGCGCTGGCGTGGGCATCCGCATGCTGCGCGGCCTCGGCTATCGCCTGGAGGCCGGCAGTGACTGA
- a CDS encoding TolC family protein yields the protein MNFSLRPAAVLAALLCAPAASALSLQEAQRAMEAHNPDLRAAALELRGVQGDAQTAALRPATELSIGTSKVSPRHGVGPGRWQDKRVDSTLGLGWTWERGGKRALRIRQADALLEVAGLEMLDARRRKQVALHEAYFGLKGAQERVRIAEANRQSSAEQMAAADKQVATGAMAPVDRARLAVDDLAVADAAREAALELRDARHMLGLLLGRDDSRDLSADDPWPQTGVALAAVAFDPQQRADLRAARSRLAAADAGVDLARSERHRDIQLGVEAEREPTDISGVTWGVSLTLPLGGPSRARGAIQRAEADRDSAALELQVLQREARAELDQLQASVQSAARRRDDYEGLHADAARKALQGIELAYRRGAASLTDLLDARRSWRDFEAALIEARADHAVALARWEAATSLAEGESR from the coding sequence ATGAATTTCTCCCTTCGTCCTGCGGCCGTGTTGGCCGCCCTTCTGTGCGCGCCCGCGGCTTCGGCGCTGTCCCTGCAGGAAGCGCAGCGCGCAATGGAAGCGCACAACCCGGACCTGCGCGCGGCAGCGCTGGAGCTGCGCGGCGTGCAGGGTGACGCGCAGACAGCGGCGTTGCGCCCGGCCACCGAGCTGTCGATCGGCACCAGCAAGGTCAGTCCCAGGCATGGCGTCGGCCCCGGACGCTGGCAGGACAAACGGGTGGACAGCACGCTGGGGCTGGGCTGGACCTGGGAGCGTGGCGGCAAGCGCGCACTGCGCATCCGCCAGGCTGACGCACTGCTGGAAGTGGCGGGACTGGAAATGCTTGACGCCCGGCGCCGCAAACAGGTGGCACTGCACGAGGCCTATTTCGGGCTGAAGGGTGCGCAGGAGCGTGTGCGGATTGCCGAGGCCAACCGTCAGAGTTCGGCGGAACAGATGGCGGCGGCCGACAAGCAGGTGGCCACCGGGGCGATGGCGCCGGTGGATCGTGCGCGGCTGGCGGTGGACGATCTGGCCGTCGCCGACGCCGCGCGCGAGGCAGCGCTGGAACTGCGCGACGCGCGGCACATGCTGGGCCTGCTGCTGGGCCGCGATGACAGCCGTGACCTCAGTGCCGATGATCCGTGGCCCCAGACCGGCGTCGCGTTGGCTGCTGTGGCGTTCGATCCGCAGCAGCGCGCCGACCTGCGTGCTGCACGGTCACGCCTTGCCGCCGCCGACGCCGGTGTGGATCTGGCGCGCAGCGAGCGCCACCGCGACATCCAGCTGGGCGTGGAGGCCGAACGGGAGCCGACCGACATCAGCGGTGTCACCTGGGGCGTTTCGTTGACCCTTCCACTCGGTGGCCCGTCGCGAGCGCGCGGCGCGATCCAGCGTGCGGAGGCTGACCGCGACAGCGCGGCACTCGAGCTGCAAGTGCTGCAGCGCGAAGCGCGCGCCGAGCTGGACCAGCTGCAGGCCAGCGTGCAATCCGCGGCGCGGCGCCGCGACGACTACGAAGGGCTGCATGCCGACGCCGCGCGCAAGGCGTTGCAGGGTATTGAACTGGCTTACCGCCGCGGTGCCGCCAGCCTGACCGACCTGCTGGACGCGCGCCGCAGCTGGCGCGACTTCGAGGCCGCGCTGATCGAAGCACGCGCCGACCATGCTGTTGCCCTGGCGCGCTGGGAAGCGGCCACATCCCTTGCTGAAGGAGAATCCCGATGA
- a CDS encoding efflux RND transporter periplasmic adaptor subunit: MKSTVVRRLLARHAVLPAMLALALLSGCGREPASYTEDAPKVSAGQIQFPADSRQLDVLRSEAVSAGASASLQLPGRVVWDETRSSMLRTPLPGQVARIEAQPGQKVKAGQVIAWITSPEFGQAQAEGVRGRAELQQARRELERTRELHAAGVASGRELDEAEANFAGSQADHARATAFAKAYGNGQRVDQRLPLRAPIDGVLVERRMSPGMAVSPDSEQPLAVIGDPDRLWLLLDIPESLAGRLKAGMQVNVPGADGQPLQATLQHVDDFVDSERRVVQARAELDNRARGFKAGQYVRAQVALPAEGGVTLPDAAVLLIDGRQVVFVEEGKGRFMRHAVQAEELGDGRLWVREGLAAGSRVVVEGGLLLQQLVDSAPAAAATGTGHAAP; encoded by the coding sequence ATGAAATCCACCGTCGTCCGCCGCCTGCTGGCGCGACACGCCGTGCTGCCGGCAATGCTGGCGCTGGCCCTGCTGAGCGGCTGCGGCCGCGAACCGGCCTCGTACACCGAGGATGCGCCGAAGGTCAGTGCAGGGCAGATCCAGTTCCCGGCCGACAGCCGCCAGCTGGATGTGCTGCGCAGCGAGGCGGTGAGCGCGGGTGCCAGCGCCAGCCTGCAGCTGCCGGGCCGGGTGGTCTGGGATGAGACGCGCTCCAGCATGCTGCGCACACCGCTGCCGGGCCAGGTCGCACGTATCGAGGCGCAGCCCGGGCAGAAAGTGAAGGCTGGCCAGGTGATTGCCTGGATCACCTCGCCTGAGTTTGGCCAGGCCCAGGCCGAGGGGGTGCGCGGCCGCGCCGAACTGCAGCAGGCGCGAAGGGAGCTGGAGCGAACCCGCGAACTGCATGCCGCCGGCGTGGCATCCGGCCGGGAACTGGACGAGGCCGAGGCCAACTTCGCGGGCAGCCAGGCTGATCATGCGCGTGCGACCGCTTTCGCCAAGGCCTATGGCAATGGCCAGCGCGTGGACCAGCGCCTGCCGTTGCGCGCGCCGATCGATGGCGTGCTGGTGGAGCGGCGGATGAGCCCGGGCATGGCAGTCAGCCCCGACAGCGAACAGCCGTTGGCGGTGATTGGTGATCCAGACCGGTTGTGGTTGCTGCTGGACATTCCCGAGAGCCTGGCCGGACGCCTGAAGGCCGGCATGCAGGTAAACGTGCCGGGTGCCGACGGCCAACCCCTGCAGGCCACCCTGCAGCACGTGGATGACTTCGTCGACAGCGAGCGCCGCGTGGTGCAGGCGCGTGCCGAGCTGGACAACCGTGCGCGCGGATTCAAGGCGGGACAGTACGTGCGCGCGCAGGTAGCGTTGCCGGCCGAGGGCGGCGTCACGCTGCCGGATGCGGCGGTGCTGCTGATCGATGGCAGGCAGGTGGTGTTCGTGGAAGAGGGCAAGGGCCGCTTCATGCGCCACGCCGTGCAGGCGGAGGAACTGGGCGATGGCCGCCTGTGGGTGCGTGAGGGCCTGGCCGCGGGCAGCAGGGTGGTGGTGGAGGGCGGGCTGCTGCTGCAGCAGCTGGTGGACAGCGCTCCGGCCGCGGCCGCCACCGGAACCGGGCACGCCGCGCCATGA
- a CDS encoding host attachment family protein has protein sequence MTQRIPEGTLIIVADGGSARVFTNVGSDHTLTLKQQGELTLQDLSAESVSGQGPSGSVPPDMSPSQLNEATFAKQVAEQINDDALHGRYAHFVLVADPTTLGRIRPLLHKEAQARLLHDLAKDLTNAPLDDIQRALAA, from the coding sequence ATGACCCAACGCATTCCAGAAGGTACCTTGATCATCGTGGCCGACGGCGGCTCTGCGCGTGTCTTCACCAACGTCGGCAGCGACCACACGCTGACCCTCAAGCAGCAGGGCGAGCTGACGCTGCAGGACCTGAGCGCCGAAAGCGTGTCGGGCCAGGGCCCATCGGGCTCGGTACCGCCGGACATGTCACCGTCGCAGTTGAACGAGGCCACGTTTGCAAAGCAGGTGGCCGAGCAGATCAACGACGACGCACTGCATGGCCGCTATGCGCATTTCGTGCTGGTGGCCGACCCGACCACGCTGGGCCGCATTCGTCCGCTGCTGCACAAGGAAGCGCAGGCACGTTTGTTGCACGATCTGGCCAAGGATCTGACCAACGCCCCGCTGGATGATATCCAGCGCGCTCTGGCCGCCTGA
- a CDS encoding sensor histidine kinase, with protein sequence MTERVHSLRGLLLRRLWLPLLVLMLCSAVGSFALARFYAGQVYDRWLLDSAMSLSELVKVQDGHASIEITPAVSRMFTWDTADEVHGEVVDATGGRLYGDLPEALPRPAVAADGNDAVYYDARLRGQAVRMVEVVVSAGPGHEIRLRVAETLRKRHRLERKLLMTSIPFQAAILALAAWLAWSGTGAAARHANQVARRLASPRPDPLAPLDPQQEAPRELWPAVEAYNALLQRLDAMQAAQRRFVSNAAHQLRTPLAAMQVELESSLRQHDPQAQQLALSGTLAGLARLQHLVNQLLMLSRSEDSQGSVLSLQPVDLATLARGVVERYADRALAAGVDLGYDGPDEGILVRGDPQLLREALGNLLDNALRYGAVRGVITLGLQQDAGGVQVWVDDEGPGIAEAERARVTERFYRASSEGDGCGLGLAIVAEIAQRHGAALAIGTAPIGGARVGLRFRAL encoded by the coding sequence GTGACTGAGCGCGTGCACAGCCTGCGTGGCCTGCTGCTGCGCCGCCTGTGGTTGCCGCTGCTGGTGTTGATGCTGTGCAGCGCGGTCGGCTCGTTCGCGCTGGCCCGCTTCTACGCCGGCCAGGTCTACGACCGCTGGCTGCTGGACTCGGCGATGTCCTTGTCCGAGCTGGTTAAAGTCCAGGACGGCCACGCGTCCATCGAGATCACCCCAGCGGTCTCGCGCATGTTCACCTGGGATACCGCCGACGAAGTGCATGGCGAGGTGGTCGATGCCACGGGCGGGCGGCTGTATGGCGATCTGCCCGAGGCCTTGCCGCGTCCAGCGGTCGCCGCCGATGGCAACGACGCGGTCTACTATGATGCACGCCTGCGCGGCCAGGCGGTACGCATGGTGGAAGTGGTGGTCAGCGCCGGGCCCGGCCATGAGATCCGCCTGCGCGTGGCCGAGACATTGCGCAAGCGCCATCGGCTCGAACGCAAACTGTTGATGACCAGCATTCCCTTCCAGGCCGCGATTCTGGCACTCGCTGCATGGCTGGCCTGGTCCGGCACCGGCGCGGCAGCGCGCCACGCCAATCAGGTCGCCCGGCGACTGGCCAGCCCGCGACCGGACCCGCTTGCACCTCTGGACCCGCAGCAGGAGGCACCGCGCGAGCTGTGGCCCGCGGTGGAGGCCTACAACGCCCTGCTGCAGCGGCTGGATGCAATGCAGGCGGCGCAGCGGCGCTTCGTCAGCAATGCCGCGCACCAGCTGCGCACGCCGTTGGCAGCCATGCAGGTGGAGCTGGAAAGTTCGCTGCGCCAGCACGATCCGCAGGCGCAGCAGCTGGCCCTGTCCGGCACCCTGGCTGGGTTGGCACGGCTGCAACACCTCGTCAACCAGTTGCTGATGCTGAGCCGTTCCGAGGATTCGCAGGGCAGCGTGCTGTCGCTGCAACCAGTGGACCTCGCCACGCTTGCCCGGGGCGTGGTCGAACGCTATGCCGACCGCGCGCTGGCCGCAGGCGTGGACCTCGGTTACGACGGCCCGGACGAGGGTATACTGGTGCGGGGTGATCCGCAGCTGTTGCGCGAGGCGCTGGGCAACCTGCTGGACAACGCGTTGCGCTATGGCGCCGTGCGCGGCGTGATTACGCTGGGGCTGCAGCAGGATGCCGGCGGCGTGCAGGTGTGGGTGGACGATGAGGGCCCCGGCATCGCCGAAGCCGAACGCGCGCGCGTCACGGAACGCTTCTACCGCGCCAGCAGCGAAGGCGACGGCTGTGGGTTGGGACTGGCGATCGTGGCCGAGATCGCGCAACGGCATGGCGCGGCGTTGGCGATCGGTACCGCCCCCATCGGCGGCGCGCGGGTGGGATTGCGGTTCCGCGCCCTGTAG